The proteins below are encoded in one region of Penicillium psychrofluorescens genome assembly, chromosome: 4:
- a CDS encoding uncharacterized protein (ID:PFLUO_006175-T1.cds;~source:funannotate) produces MAPPHQMPGRSPGSRLTRPDVTRMNKEEFSNNNNPTQWIQKAQLENAISEEAANSQAIKEKAHQQQRQIHLLGNQVSEYEGIIHDGESRADANETKAKELRTSLTRERRLAQTNENYTQQVEKRCDELEMMNSNLRRSAAEREKIWKRQLSQTEKRVHDLEEALSTSSSSLQTYRQQVLKTVDDWTLLKDALRERNELEDPQNERLGRLMESVLQVINGSETLCQSVMDHLRVRRNGKSVGQPRRPERLSTALGDVKMSDSFDSSGPNHASTMPRLMSICSIISDSPRDGDIKMENSATDSVMSDSTDTDPMMLEDDDQDTKMTGDWTGMDFPCSLPPSVYSASSNSLDSDSEPRFPSRPGSIRFPSRKRARYIESSDELGSSETEDDGLESKRIKVFPRPLRQPREGTRNSKEVEQAKSSPVTPTQPGTPFTSLGIGLRFVEPVTAYAVSPKLAKLPPLPPSQSHGTQTEEPSAVEKTVAVSVHSDDPPRKSTQTQTSTLKFASRGVQMGESLAEYIETQKQAWSPDKPQKRRTQALSIDEGATSLMPGTWPRHTTPGWGDHPSTTMMANQRPALANRQQRVRQAVTRWVLRMLQEHPRDVILGMVSLVTLLYLWHSHRVHREWMAVNQIPRSVMAELRHRRIGELRWMESMQYGLAQWFDVDRVSLG; encoded by the coding sequence ATGGCACCTCCACACCAGATGCCTGGTAGGTCACCAGGTAGCCGACTCACCCGCCCCGATGTCACTCGCATGAACAAGGAGGAGttcagcaacaacaacaacccgACGCAGTGGATCCAGAAAGCGCAGCTGGAGAACGCAATCTCGGAAGAGGCAGCCAACAGCCAGGCAATCAAGGAAAAAGctcaccagcagcagcggcagaTCCACCTGTTGGGCAACCAGGTCAGCGAGTATGAGGGCATCATCCACGACGGCGAATCGCGAGCGGATGCGAACGAAACAAAAGCCAAGGAGCTTCGAACGTCTCTGACGCGGGAGCGGAGACTGGCGCAGACCAATGAGAACTACACGCAGCAAGTCGAGAAGCGGTGCGACGAGCTCGAAATGATGAATTCGAACCTGCGGCGGTCTGCGGCGGAACGggagaagatctggaagaGGCAGTTGAGCCAGACAGAGAAGAGGGTTCATGATCTGGAAGAGGCGCTTTCGACATCGTCTTCCAGTCTGCAGACGTACAGGCAGCAAGTGCTCAAAACTGTGGATGACTGGACTTTGTTGAAGGACGCACTGAGAGAGCGCAATGAGTTGGAAGATCCGCAGAATGAACGGCTTGGCCGTCTTATGGAGAGTGTCTTGCAGGTCATAAATGGCTCAGAGACCTTGTGTCAGTCTGTCATGGACCACTTACGTGTTCGACGGAACGGCAAGAGTGTTGGACAGCCGAGAAGACCTGAGCGCCTGTCGACAGCACTGGGAGATGTGAAAATGAGTGACTCCTTCGACAGTTCGGGCCCAAATCATGCATCGACAATGCCCAGATTAATGAGTATCTGCTCCATTATTTCAGACAGCCCTCGCGATGGGGATATCAAGATGGAGAATTCGGCCACGGATTCCGTCATGTCCGACTCGACAGACACGGATCCAATGATGCTAGAAGACGACGACCAAGACACCAAGATGACAGGGGACTGGACTGGCATGGACTTCCCCTGCTCACTGCCTCCCTCCGTCTATTCGGCGAGCTCAAACAGCTTGGATTCCGACAGCGAGCCTCGCTTCCCAAGTCGCCCGGGGAGTATTCGCTTTCCCTCCCGGAAGCGTGCTCGGTACATCGAGTCCTCCGATGAACTTGGATCATCGGAAACCGAAGATGACGGTCTCGAGTCCAAGCGCATCAAGGTGTTTCCCCGACCCTTGCGGCAGCCCCGGGAAGGCACCCGGAACAGCAAGGAAGTGGAGCAAGCCAAGAGCTCCCCTGTCACGCCGACACAGCCAGGCACGCCTTTTACTTCTCTCGGCATCGGCTTGCGGTTTGTTGAACCAGTGACTGCGTACGCAGTTAGCCCCAAGCTCGCCAAGCTCCCTCCGCTTCCTCCATCGCAATCGCACGGAACACAGACAGAAGAGCCGTCGGCTGTGGAAAAGACCGTTGCTGTATCTGTTCACTCCGATGACCCTCCCCGAAAATCTACGCAGACACAGACCAGTACACTCAAGTTTGCGTCCCGAGGGGTTCAGATGGGCGAGTCCCTCGCAGAATACATCGAGACCCAAAAGCAAGCCTGGTCTCCCGACAAACCTCAGAAGCGCAGAACCCAGGCACTGTCTATCGACGAAGGAGCCACTAGCCTGATGCCAGGAACATGGCCACGACACACCACCCCTGGATGGGGAGATCATCCATCGAccacgatgatggccaaCCAGCGTCCTGCCCTAGCAAACCGACAGCAGAGAGTGCGCCAGGCAGTCACCCGATGGGTTCTGCGCATGCTTCAGGAACATCCCCGCGACGTGATCTTAGGCATGGTCAGTCTGGTCACGCTGCTGTATCTCTGGCATAGTCATCGGGTGCATCGGGAGTGGATGGCGGTGAACCAGATCCCGCGCAGtgtcatggccgagttgCGGCACCGGCGTATTGGAGAGTTGAGATGGATGGAGTCGATGCAGTATGGATTGGCACAGTGGTTTGACGTGGACCGGGTGTCGTTGGGATAG
- a CDS encoding uncharacterized protein (ID:PFLUO_006173-T1.cds;~source:funannotate), which produces MLQSFVQKASSLIDPANFNIPTLSSSDNNPSKASLFRQQFRLPDSQNPLQEITADLVLPLPHSSSGSPSDSSRRAAHGGNRYTGRLHISERFICFSTQPTSFVPSATHNASTNWTGQTHGTGPSGNGFTLPLSCIRRVERLHSASHVFSLALTTWNGLLIKSQELSPAPQRLILQLVGSRQTCERFCDCLKKGLREAMKEVESLRLVVSDCYSEYLLSNSKSKLVEGTDSDARQPPDAGLGMIFRYPGDARKLRDRSKMRLWGEYFRENGRNTTLVRQPTFHKLIRVGLPNRLRGEIWELTAGSLFLRLGSPKLYQETLAKFEGQESLAIDEIEKDLNRSLPEYPGYQSEEGIGRLRRVLTAYSWTNAEIGYCQAMNIVVAALLIYTSEAQAFFLLSVLCDRLVPGYYSTTMYGTLLDQKVFESLVEKTMPVLWDHLVKSDVQLSVVSLPWFLSLYINSMPLVFAFRVLDVFFLEGPKVLFQVGLAILRINGEELLDIQDDGSFISILKSYFARLDESAHPRSENPKLRAITRFQELMVVAFKEFSGITHNTITEQREKHKDAVLENIENFAKRTSIRNLGPESKRLSVDDLGTIYDRFYETLYQWQQHQRSLEGERILQAKKKSERLSALAHPADNQVGRVGLGPSPTHMDYDAFREFLAATAKWAVADSPPPSKKESEASYNSFRGNGRSLLWANRPQPADHEFLQRLYRKWATDSEEGLSLQNVVNGMARLKGSPDIMNNINYFFDLYDDSGSGLVDREGILRMSEGLLFLSRRGFEGIINVTQPLEDLNGARDREHVEQNRLSAEERFLGSVSAFIRRCFEYADPSNPGNQKAAIQNAAAEVTEKLDSFAIGDEEDEEEDLIDVGGESKPDSSSPTLETSPKPAVTRTNRQVSESANPALDPNNPLHITLPTFRMVVLADELLEQFFESFFPQSFHLSDHPHPAALAASSLSSNLTTFSNIGSARPSNLTAAGTVTVAGASGGIVPPGKGLRGVLDNIATEGIRMAAEVKKRMDEAQREMERNALGREEEDDEEEDDEDLRRDLLEGAEVVNVRGKDAANSPGAAGQAGGNEGHDGEVVSKVVEFES; this is translated from the exons ATGCTCCAATCGTTTGTCCAGAAGGCGTCATCGTTGATCGATCCAGCCAACTTCAATATCCCCACCCTGTCCTCTTCCGACAACAATCCCTCCAAAGCTTCACTGTTCCGCCAACAATTCCGCCTTCCAGATTCGCAGAACCCGCTGCAGGAGATCACCGCGGACCTTGTTCTCCCGCTCCCCCATTCATCCAGCGGCTCGCCGAGCGATAGCTCTCGCCGCGCTGCCCACGGCGGGAACCGCTACACCGGCCGTCTGCACATAAGCGAACGATTCATCTGCTTCTCTACCCAGCCGACGAGCTTCGTTCCCTCTGCTACACATAACGCTTCGACCAATTGGACCGGCCAGACACATGGCACCGGTCCCTCGGGCAATGGCTTCACACTGCCACTTTCTTGCATCCGTCGTGTTGAACGACTACACAGCGCTAGCCATGTCTTCTCTTTGGCCCTGACTACTTGGAACGGCTTGTTGATCAAGTCGCAAGAGCTGAGCCCGGCTCCCCAAAgactcatcctccaacttgTGGGCAGTCGACAGACCTGTGAGCGCTTCTGTGATTGTCTCAAGAAAGGCCTGCGTGAGGCGATGAAGGAAGTGGAGAGCCTGCGCCTTGTTGTCTCGGACTGTTATTCGGAATACCTTCTGTCGAACTCCAAGTCAAAACTTGTCGAGGGAACTGACTCGGATGCCCGTCAACCACCTGATGCCGGGTTGGGTATGATTTTTCGCTATCCCGGCGATGCTCGCAAGCTCCGTGATCGCAGTAAGATGAGGCTTTGGGGTGAATATTTTAGAG AGAATGGCCGCAATACAACCCTCGTGCGCCAGCCGACGTTCCACAAGCTGATCAGAGTCGGTCTTCCGAATCGATTGCGCGGTGAGATCTGGGAGCTGACAGCTGGGTCACTTTTCCTTCGCCTTGGGTCTCCTAAACTGTACCAAGAGACATTGGCGAAATTTGAGGGCCAAGAGTCTCTTGCcattgatgagattgagaaggATCTCAACCGCAGCTTGCCTGAATATCCTGGATACCAAAGTGAAGAGGGAATTGGTCGACTCCGTCGAGTCCTGACAGCCTACAGTTGGACTAACGCCGAAATTGGTTATTGTCAGGCTATGAACATTGTCGTTGCGGCACTGTTGAT ATACACATCTGAGGCCCAGGCatttttccttctctccgTGCTATGTGACCGTCTTGTGCCAGGCTACTACTCGACGACCATGTACGGCACACTACTCGACCAAAAGGTTTTCGAGTCACTAGTGGAGAAAACCATGCCGGTGCTCTGGGATCACCTTGTCAAATCCGATGTACAGCTCTCCGTGGTCTCCTTGCCATGGTTCCTCTCCCTTTATATCAATTCGATGCCCCTCGTCTTTGCTTTCCGAGTCCTGgacgtcttcttcctggaagGGCCGAAGGTGCTTTTCCAAGTTGGCTTGGCCATTCTTCGCATCAATGGCGAAGAACTTTTGGATATCCAGGATGATGGATCGTTTATCTCCATTCTGAAATCATATTTCGCTCGCCTTGATGAATCTGCACACCCTCGATCCGAGAACCCGAAGTTGCGGGCCATCACCAGGTTCCAGGAATTGATGGTGGTTGCTTTCAAGGAGTTCTCGGGTATCACCCATAACACAATTACCGAGCAGCGTGAGAAGCACAAGGACGCTGTTCTTGAGAACATCGAGAACTTTGCCAAACGCACCTCCATCCGCAATCTTGGGCCGGAGAGCAAGCGTCTTAGTGTGGACGATCTGGGAACAATCTACGACCGCTTTTACGAGACCCTGTACCAGTGGCAGCAACACCAAAGATCTCTTGAAGGGGAGAGAATACtccaggcgaagaagaaatccgaGCGCCTCTCGGCGCTTGCGCACCCTGCAGACAACCAAGTCGGTCGCGTGGGTCTTGGGCCCAGCCCAACTCACATGGACTACGACGCCTTCCGTGAATTTCTTGCGGCTACTGCAAAGTGGGCTGTGGCCGACTCACCCCCACCGTCAAAGAAGGAGTCAGAGGCAAGCTACAACAGCTTCAGAGGCAATGGGAGATCGTTACTGTGGGCGAACCGCCCGCAGCCAGCTGACCATGAGTTCCTGCAACGTCTGTACCGCAAATGGGCCACTGATTCTGAGGAAGGGCTGAGTCTCCAGAACGTGGTAAACGGCATGGCGCGCCTCAAGGGATCCCCCGACATCATGAACAACATCAACTACTTCTTTGATCTCTATGATGACAGTGGTTCCGGTCTTGTTGATCGTGAAGGAATTCTCCGAATGTCCGAGGGCCTGCTCTTCCTTTCTCGTCGCGGATTCGAAGGGATCATCAACGTCACTCAACCGCTGGAGGATTTGAACGGAGCCCGGGACCGCGAGCATGTCGAGCAGAACAGGCTCTCCGCTGAAGAACGGTTCTTGGGTAGTGTCAGCGCCTTTATCCGTCGGTGCTTCGAATACGCCGACCCCAGCAACCCTGGAAATCAAAAGGCCGCCATTCAGAACGCCGCGGCCGAAGTGACTGAAAAGTTGGACTCCTTTGCCATCGgcgatgaggaagacgaggaagaagatctGATCGACGTGGGAGGAGAATCCAAACCAGactcctcctcgcccaccCTCGAAACTTCGCCGAAACCAGCGGTCACACGAACCAATCGCCAGGTCTCCGAGTCTGCCAACCCAGCcctcgaccccaacaacccACTCCACATCACCCTCCCGACCTTCCGAATGGTCGTCCTAGCCGACGAACTCCTCGAACAATTCTTCGAGTCCTTCTTCCCCCAATCCTTCCACCTATCTGACCACCCGCACCCAGCCGCCCTAGCCgcctcctctctctcctcaaACCTAacaaccttctccaacatcgGCAGCGCCCGCCCCTCAAACCTCACAGCCGCCGGAACCGTCACCGTCGCAGGCGCATCAGGCGGCATCGTCCCGCCGGGCAAAGGTCTCCGCGGCGTCCTCGACAATATCGCCACAGAGGGCATCCGCATGGCTGCCGAAgtcaagaagaggatggacGAAGCGCAGCGTGAAATGGAGCGTAATGCTCTTGgccgcgaggaggaggatgatgaggaagaagatgacgaggatctTCGTCGCGATCTTCTAGAAGGCGCAGAGGTTGTGAATGTGCGTGGGAAAGATGCTGCTAATTCTcctggcgctgctggtcaGGCAGGTGGGAATGAGGGACATGATGGCGAAGTTGTCAGCAAGGTTGTTGAGTTCGAGTCATGA
- a CDS encoding uncharacterized protein (ID:PFLUO_006176-T1.cds;~source:funannotate), giving the protein MPLPKSDYMSESWKDGLFANKVVFCTGGAGTICSAQVRALVHLGANACIIGRNVEKTERVAQDIATARQGAKVIGIGAVDVRKFESLKEAVDRCVKEFGGIDFVIAGAAGNFLASIEQLSVNAFKSVMDIDILGSYNTLKATIPHLVESGNKHKMDSESLKPSPLGTGGRIIFVSATIHYRGMPFQTHVSVAKAGIDALSNNVAIEYGPLGVTSNIISPGPIAQTEGLERLLPSDAKADYTRSQPLGRFGHVRDISDATVYLFSDTGSYVSGQTLVVDGANWRMSGSGIAGASLSYPDFLLSGMDVPNVTGKKTSKL; this is encoded by the exons ATGCCGCTGCCCAAGTCAGATTACATGAGCGAGTCCTGGAAGGATGGCCTGTTTG CGAACAAGGTCGTCTTCTgcaccggcggcgcaggGACCATCTGCAGCGCCCAAGTCCGCGCTCTAGTCCATCTCGGAGCGAACGCATGCATCATCGGCCGTAATGTGGAGAAGACAGAGCGCGTGGCTCAGGATATCGCGACTGCCCGACAGGGGGCTAAGGTGATTGGCATTGGGGCCGTGGATGTGCGGAAATTCGAGAGCTTGAAGGAGGCAGTGGATCGCTGCGTCAAGGAATTCGGAGGCATTGATTTTGTCAT tgccggcgcagcaggcaACTTCCTGGCCTCGATCGAGCAGCTCTCCGTCAATGCGTTCAAGTCGGTCATGGATATCGACATCCTGGGCTCGTACAATACCCTCAAGGCCACCATTCCTCACCTGGTCGAGTCGGGAAACAAACACAAAATGGACTCGGAGTCGC TCAAGCCATCCCCCCTTGGCACAGGCGGAAGAATCATCTTCGTCAGCGCCACCATCCACTACCGGGGCATGCCGTTTCAGACCCACGTGTCGGTTGCCAAAGCCGGCATCGACGCTTTGTCGAACAATGTTGCCATTGAATACGGTCCCCTCGGCGTGACCTCCAACATCATTTCCCCCGGCCCGATTGCCCAAACGGAG GGTCTGGAGCGTCTCTTGCCATCCGATGCCAAGGCAGACTACACGCGATCCCAGCCCCTCGGCCGCTTCGGGCATGTTCGCGACATTTCCGATGCGACGGTGTATCTCTTTTCAGACACAGGGAGCTACGTGAGTGGCCAGACGCTCGTCG TGGACGGCGCGAACTGGCGCATGTCGGGTAGTGGTATAGCCGGTGCGAGCCTGAGCTACCCGGACTTCCTACTCTCGGGAATGGATGTGCCCAATGTTACGGGCAAGAAGACGTCGAAGCTGTGA
- a CDS encoding uncharacterized protein (ID:PFLUO_006180-T1.cds;~source:funannotate) encodes MGNFTLVNGQIYTPGLAIVDSPQPYTPEGGQYLQVAIDVSGDGRLPWPPSTQSANSPTLFHNITLFLTSESLSHNFTISNGTVPSNDSQGYVGPVLDLEPSSTVKHVNWVWPNCMVGNGGSSSDRGEYNVSMHQSFRWNGTDYYTVFDLPISVTNSIPADSARVDCALLENKLLSVAEVEKSSDALPGQPWVRGVSTRITGDTPTGTPTGSGAPATHSGMGSRSHSGANLKLAVAVAALAMFGHMLY; translated from the exons ATGGGTAACTTTACTCTCGTGAACGGCCAGATCTACACGCCAGGCCTGGCGATTGTCGACTCCCCACAGCCCTACACCCCCGAGGGTGGAC AATATCTCCAGGTCGCAATCGATGTCTCTGGAGACGGACGGCTGCCATGGCCCCCATCTACACAGTCCGCTAACTCTCCCACTCTCTTCCACAACATCACGTTATTCTTGACGTCCGAATCTCTCTCGCACAACTTCACCATCTCCAATGGCACAGTACCATCAAACGACTCTCAAGGCTATGTCGGCCCAGTACTAGACCTTGAGCCTTCTTCCACCGTCAAGCATGTGAACTGGGTTTGGCCCAATTGCATGGTCGGCAACGGCGGCAGCTCTTCCGATCGGGGAGAATATAATGTCTCCATGCACCAGTCTTTTCGCTGGAACGGCACCGACTATTACACCGTGTTTGACCTTCCTATCTCGGTCACTAACAGTATTCCAGCGGACTCGGCAAGGGTGGATTGTGCCTTGCTGGAGAACAAATTGCTAAGTGTAGCAGAGGTGGAAAAGAGCTCCGACGCGCTCCCGGGCCAGCCTTGGGTACGAGGAGTTAGTACTCGCATCACGGGTGACACTCCGACTGGCACTCCGACTGGCTCTGGCGCACCGGCGACCCATTCGGGCATGGGCAGTCGTTCTCATTCAGGGGCAAACCTGAAGttggcagtggcagtggccGCGCTAGCCATGTTTGGTCATATGTTGTATTAG
- a CDS encoding uncharacterized protein (ID:PFLUO_006178-T1.cds;~source:funannotate), producing the protein MHTHTLLLILILVVALQFLFCIWKALFSPLRSLPGPFSARFTNLWYFNRVRRGQFEHDNIRLHEEYGPVVRVAPDHYSISDLSAVRTVYGTGSRFAKSAWYDGWKHPAQWTVFADRNIKRHADTRKRFTGLYSMSSLVHYEAFVDDCADLFLKKLAGYADREEPLNLGHWFQCYAFDVIGNITFGGRFGFLGDGRDTDGMMAALGKVLRYSTMVGIYPEWHPRLFGPLSHFNWSGAGGRAHLSSFVRDKIRLHEEKRNDPEPATDGLKTQDFVEKLMIARDKDPEKVTDNHLFIMALSNVTAGSDTTAISLSTIAWHLLHYPETLKKLRWEIEDFTAQGKCSAEVTFKESQDMPYLQVVIKEALRMHSATGLPMWRVVPDGGAEISGRHFPAGSVVGINTWVAHYDEKTFPDAKTFRPERWLEAESDPERLKEMNQMYMPVSVATL; encoded by the exons ATGCATACTCAcactctcctcctcatcctcatcctggtGGTGGCTCTACAGTTCCTTTTCTGCATATGGAAAGCCCTATTCAGCCCCCTTCGTTCACTCCCCGGCCCATTCAGCGCCAGGTTCACAAACCTATGGTACTTCAACCGTGTGCGCCGCGGCCAGTTTGAGCACGACAACATCCGTCTGCACGAGGAATACGGCCCAGTCGTGCGTGTGGCCCCAGATCACTACAGCATCAGCGACCTCTCCGCTGTCCGCACGGTCTACGGTACTGGGTCGCGGTTCGCCAAGTCGGCGTGGTATGATGGATGGAAACACCCGGCGCAGTGGACGGTGTTTGCGGATCGGAACATTAAGCGACATG CCGATACGCGAAAAAGATTTACCGGTCTGTACTCGATGAGCTCGTTGGTACATTACGAGGCTTTTGTGGATGACTGCGCGGACTTGTTTTTGAAAAAGTTGGCTGGGTATGCAGACCGGGAAGAACCCCTCAATCTGGGACACTGGTTCCAGTGTTATGCTTTTGATGTCATTGGGAATATCACCTTTGGGGGACGGTTTG GGTTTCTGGGCGATGGACGCGATACAGATGGAATGATGGCTGCACTGGGCAAGGTATTGAGGTACAGCACAATGGTCGGGATCTATCCAGAATGGCACCCGCGACTCTTCGGCCCATTAAGCCATTTCAATTGGTccggtgctggtggaagaGCGCATCTCAGCAGTTTCGTGAGAGACAAGATCCGACTCCacgaagagaagagaaacgACCCGGAACCGGCGACTGATGGATTAAAGACGCAGGATTTTGTGGAGAAACTGATGATTGCGCGCGACAAGGACCCGGAGAAGGTGACGGATAATCacctcttcatcatggccctGTCAAATGTCACGGCTGGATCTGATACCACGGCCATCAGTCTGTCGACCATTGCATGGCATCTGCTTCACTACCCCGAGACGCTCAAAAAGTTGCGATGGGAGATCGAGGATTTCACCGCACAGGGAAAATGCAGCGCCGAAGTCACTTTCAAGGAAAGTCAGGACATGCCGTATCTCCAAGTTGTTATCAAGGAAGCGCTGCGCATGCACAGTGCTACGGGGCTGCCTATGTGGAGGGTAGTCCccgacggcggcgcagagATCAGTGGACGCCATTTCCCTGCTGGCAGTGTGGTCGGCATCAATACCTGGGTGGCTCACTACGATGAGAAAACATTCCCGGATGCAAAAACATTCAGACCGGAGAGATGGTTGGAAGCCGAAAGTGATCCGGAGCGGCTAAAGGAAATGAACCAGATGTATATGCCTGTAAGTGTGGCAACCCTTTGA
- a CDS encoding uncharacterized protein (ID:PFLUO_006179-T1.cds;~source:funannotate), whose product MVTLARHIGPGNASHRNLCLDEATLSWWKQFAEEEELVRTLIFVFLIDAALVILHNSPPRMVIPEMSMDVSCPEACFQAESESECLILLRDWAHTRFWRNRLSIVSVVRRICQSQLQDNLVHEYAQLGTLNLFTVVQGLDNWRRIWNERVPEDQDIPDTAENIWKKVGFLRQASEFWHLARIFAAKIGSTGTYFDDHLEAEPSQTHSSYDHTDMGDVNELIMEYRRLNLGVS is encoded by the exons ATGGTCACA TTGGCAAGACACATCGGACCTGGTAATGCTTCTCACCGAAATCTCTGTCTTGATGAAGCTACGCTATCATGGTGGAAGCAGttcgccgaggaagaagagctaGTCAG AACTCTCATATTTGTCTTCTTGATTGACGCAGCCCTTGTCATTTTACACAATTCGCCACCCCGAATGGTTATCCCCGAGATGAGCATGGATGTATCATGCCCCGAGGCGTGTTTTCAGGCCGAGTCTGAATCGGAAtgtctcatcctccttcgtGACTGGGCCCACACTCGCTTTTGGAGGAACAGACTATCTATTGTATCAGTGGTCAGGCGCATTTGCCAGAGCCAATTGCAGGATAATCTGGTCCACGAGTACGCGCAGTTGGGGACACTGAATCTATTTACAGTGGTACAAG GGCTTGACAACTGGAGACGGATCTGGAATGAAAGAGTCCCCGAAGATCAAGATATTCCCGATACCGCGGAGAATATATGGAAAAAGGTTGGATTTCTGCGCCAGGCATCGGAATTCTGGCACCTGGCTCGGATCTTCGCAGCCAAGATCGGATCAACGGGTACCTACTTTGACGACCACCTAGAGGCGGAGCCATCTCAGACACATTCTAGCTACGATCACACGGACATGGGCGATGTAAATGAGCTTATTATGGAGTACCGGAGGTTGAATTTGGGTGTGAGCTAA
- a CDS encoding uncharacterized protein (ID:PFLUO_006174-T1.cds;~source:funannotate): MFLPSVLLGATALSAGVSAMLVVPEMQPQVEPVEDGFLNVHPVVVQETQHALIDLPCTECLFREMADSGELSWTDGHSSSLILDFSIEGNTLLANGRQIFPPVPPSPIIAAQERDDGELSAPVTVGYALEVMPVASTSDEEDFQLLDVRFTVLDLEMLPVPLDTVAIALIVGPDGNLYIARTEIERTTTEPQQLSWKQCNGNPKCLQALLVSRVRGLLAAAKERVMGMASTSKMSGFKDCAKGKHMKGKHHAHHKGDKVGRPHRHHMHHPHHGAFSRTFSRVVHFIVVPAILGVLAGLTASAVGMLVGQVVVFIWQRYRGTQPQEHTAAWEQGDACEKQGLMTESTEDVLPEYTEDEARGSMDKN; the protein is encoded by the exons ATGTTTCTTCCCTCCGTCCTGCTGGGCGCCACCGCCCTGAGTGCAGGCGTCAGCGCCATGCTGGTCGTCCCCGAGATGCAGCCCCAGGTTGAGCCTGTGGAGGATGGCTTCCTGAATGTCCATCCTGTGGTCGTCCAGGAGACGCAGCACGCGCTGATCGACCTGCCCTGCACCGAGTGCCTCTTCCGCGAGATGGCGGACAGCGGCGAACTCAGCTGGACTGATGGCCACTCTTCATCTCTG ATCCTTGACTTTTCGATCGAAGGCAACACTTTGCTGGCCAACGGTCGCCAGATCTTCCCGCCCGTTCCGCCTAGccccatcatcgccgcccagGAGCGTGACGACGGCGAGTTGAGCGCCCCGGTCACCGTTGGATACGCCCTTGAGGTGATGCCGGTGGCCAGCACatccgacgaggaggatttcCAACTTCTCGATGTCCGTTTCACCGTCCTCGATCTGGAAATGCTCCCCGTCCCCCTCGACACCGTGGCGATCGCCCTCATCGTGGGCCCCGACGGCAATCTGTACATCGCCCGAACCGAGATCGAAAGGACCACTACCGAGCCCCAGCAGTTGTCCTGGAAGCAGTGCAATGGTAATCCCAAGTGCCTGCAGGCACTCCTGGTTTCCCGGGTGCGGGgtctgctggcggcggccaaggagCGCGTCATGGGCATGGCCTCTACCTCGAAGATGTCCGGCTTCAAGGACTGCGCCAAGGGCAAGCACATGAAGGGCAAgcaccacgcccaccacaAGGGCGACAAGGTGGGCCGTCCTCACCGCCACCACATgcaccaccctcaccacgGTGCCTTCTCTCGCACCTTCTCTCGGGTGGTTCACTTCATCGTTGTCCCCGCCATTCTCGGTGTCTTGGCCGGCCTGACTGCCAGCGCCGTCGGCATGCTGGTCGGACAGGTCGTGGTCTTTATCTGGCAGCGCTACCGCGGAACCCAGCCACAGGAGCATACCGCTGCGTGGGAACAGGGTGACGCGTGCGAGAAGCAGGGTCTGATGACCGAGTCCACGGAGGATGTGCTCCCCGAGTacaccgaggatgaggccCGGGGATCCATGGACAAGAACTAA
- a CDS encoding uncharacterized protein (ID:PFLUO_006177-T1.cds;~source:funannotate): MACPITVTKFVGTVSLGLLTGLSYSTSAITVPSLQLLPTSTTASRCLYEVKRLNRKHALRISSLANACFLFAYCISPPRRKHPYLLWMCATSTLASHGLDFWYNRQLGLQNWFISVLRDTTCLTLGRKSSAKKEEDLVVVEAEEDVNGEIVQREMAAERRLQGIRAWLSGIALSMGIVGLWGDRS; the protein is encoded by the exons ATGGCGTGCCCCATCACCGTCACCAAGTTCGTGGGCACGGTCTCACTCGGTCTGCTGACG GGCCTATCCTACTCCACCTCAGCCATCACCGTCCCGTCACTGCAGCTGCTGCCCACATCCACCACGGCATCCCGGTGTCTCTATGAAGTCAAGCGCCTGAATCGCAAGCATGCCCTGCGCATCTCCAGCCTGGCCAACGCCTGCTTCCTCTTCGCCTACTGCATCTCCCCACCGCGTCGCAAACACCCATATCTGCTGTGGATGTGCGCGACCTCCACACTCGCCTCCCACGGCCTGGATTTCTGGTACAAtcgccagctcggcctgcAGAATTGGTTCATCAGCGTTCTTCGGGACACAACTTGTCTGACGCTGGGTCGCAAGTCTTCTGCTAAGAAAGAGGAGGACTTGGTTGttgtcgaggcggaggaggatgtcaaTGGCGAGATTGTCCAGCGGGAGATGGCTGCGGAACGCCGTCTGCAGGGCATCCGGGCCTGGTTGTCTGGTATTGCGCTGTCGATGGGAATTGTCGGGCTCTGGGGCgatcgatcttga